A region from the Brachyspira hampsonii genome encodes:
- the fsa gene encoding fructose-6-phosphate aldolase produces the protein MKFFIDTANVDEIRKANDMGVICGVTTNPSLIAKEGRDFKKTIEEITTIVDGPISGEVKATTVKAEDMIDEAREIAKIHKNMVVKIPMTSEGLKAVKVLSKEGIKTNVTLIFSANQALLAARAGATYVSPFIGRLDDISSDGLELIRTISEIFATHAIETEIISASVRHPIHVTECALAGADIATVPYNVIEQMTKHPLTDQGIEKFKKDYEAVFGK, from the coding sequence ATGAAATTTTTTATAGATACAGCAAATGTTGATGAAATTAGAAAAGCTAATGATATGGGAGTAATTTGCGGAGTTACTACAAATCCATCTCTAATAGCTAAAGAAGGAAGAGATTTTAAAAAAACTATAGAAGAAATTACTACTATAGTTGATGGTCCTATATCGGGTGAAGTTAAGGCTACTACTGTTAAAGCTGAAGATATGATTGATGAGGCAAGAGAAATAGCTAAAATACATAAAAACATGGTAGTAAAAATTCCTATGACTTCTGAAGGATTAAAAGCAGTAAAAGTATTATCTAAAGAAGGAATTAAAACTAATGTTACTTTGATATTCTCTGCTAATCAGGCACTTTTAGCAGCAAGAGCAGGGGCTACTTATGTTTCTCCTTTCATTGGAAGACTTGATGATATATCTTCTGACGGTCTTGAACTTATTAGAACTATTTCAGAAATTTTTGCTACTCATGCAATAGAAACTGAAATTATTTCTGCAAGCGTAAGGCATCCTATACATGTTACAGAATGTGCATTAGCCGGTGCTGATATTGCTACGGTGCCTTATAATGTTATAGAGCAGATGACTAAACATCCATTAACTGATCAAGGTATAGAAAAGTTCAAAAAAGATTATGAGGCTGTTTTCGGTAAATAA
- a CDS encoding aldo/keto reductase, whose protein sequence is MNDFKSLKDTFTLSNGYKIPCIGFGTWQTPDGETAVKAVIEAINYGYRHIDTAAAYGNEKSIGKAVRESKINRNELFITSKVWNKDRGYKTTLDAFEKTINNLQIDYLDLYLIHWPASVNKFKDWDNINLETWKAMTELYKKGKIKSIGGSNFMPHHLKSLMETEVKPMVNQIEFHPGFMQEETYKYCNDNNILVEAWSPLGTGKMLDNNTLKEIASKYNKSAAQLCIRWCLQNNTLPLPKSVTASRIKENTEIFDFDISDEDMKTINAMEYFGGSGHHPDKVNF, encoded by the coding sequence ATGAACGATTTTAAAAGTTTAAAAGACACATTCACATTAAGCAATGGATATAAAATTCCATGCATAGGATTCGGTACTTGGCAGACTCCGGACGGTGAAACTGCAGTAAAAGCTGTAATAGAAGCTATAAATTACGGATACAGGCATATTGATACTGCTGCCGCTTATGGAAATGAAAAAAGCATTGGAAAAGCTGTCAGAGAAAGCAAAATAAACAGAAACGAATTATTTATTACAAGTAAGGTTTGGAATAAGGACAGAGGATATAAAACAACATTAGATGCTTTTGAAAAAACTATTAATAATTTACAAATTGATTATTTAGATTTATATCTTATTCATTGGCCTGCTTCAGTAAATAAATTTAAAGATTGGGATAATATTAATTTAGAAACTTGGAAAGCTATGACTGAGCTTTATAAAAAAGGTAAGATAAAATCAATAGGGGGTTCAAATTTCATGCCTCATCATTTAAAATCATTAATGGAAACAGAAGTTAAGCCTATGGTTAATCAAATAGAGTTTCACCCTGGCTTTATGCAGGAAGAAACTTATAAATACTGCAATGATAATAATATATTAGTAGAGGCTTGGAGTCCGCTTGGAACAGGTAAAATGCTTGATAATAATACATTAAAAGAAATAGCTTCTAAATATAATAAATCTGCAGCTCAGCTTTGCATAAGATGGTGTTTGCAAAACAATACTCTTCCTTTGCCTAAATCTGTAACTGCTTCTCGTATAAAAGAAAATACTGAAATTTTTGACTTTGATATAAGCGATGAAGATATGAAAACAATTAATGCTATGGAATACTTTGGAGGATCCGGACATCATCCTGATAAGGTTAATTTCTGA
- a CDS encoding GDSL-type esterase/lipase family protein: protein MKKIVCLGDSTTYGYMIGRDKVWTKILNDKFSEEHKDIKFINKGINGDMISGMLIRFDMDCIRENADTIILMGGVNDIFTCKHLEKIENNLINIVNKSLENNIDIIVFTPISFVKEAFSFFESSNIEEFDSILKEYVNFINDYTKTNNIKSIDVYNLFVSKILKENHYYDIFFDGVHLSENGHNVFALEIHKELKKYF from the coding sequence ATGAAAAAAATAGTTTGTTTAGGCGACAGCACCACTTACGGATATATGATTGGCAGGGATAAGGTTTGGACTAAAATTCTAAATGATAAATTTTCTGAAGAACATAAAGACATTAAATTTATAAATAAAGGTATTAATGGAGATATGATTTCAGGCATGCTTATTCGTTTTGATATGGATTGTATAAGAGAAAATGCTGACACTATTATTTTAATGGGAGGTGTTAATGATATATTTACCTGCAAGCATTTAGAAAAAATAGAGAATAATTTAATAAACATAGTAAATAAATCTTTAGAAAATAATATCGATATAATAGTATTTACTCCTATTTCTTTTGTTAAGGAGGCATTTTCTTTTTTTGAATCAAGCAATATAGAAGAGTTTGATAGTATTCTAAAAGAGTATGTTAATTTTATAAATGATTATACAAAAACAAATAATATAAAAAGTATAGATGTTTATAATTTATTTGTAAGTAAAATATTAAAAGAAAATCATTATTATGATATATTCTTTGACGGAGTCCATTTAAGTGAAAATGGACATAATGTATTTGCCTTAGAGATTCATAAAGAATTAAAAAAATATTTCTAA